The sequence below is a genomic window from Lycium ferocissimum isolate CSIRO_LF1 chromosome 9, AGI_CSIRO_Lferr_CH_V1, whole genome shotgun sequence.
ttagccagtataatcaacttatcatgagaacaagaaacaaagataaattcttgaagaatcttctagttcttcaatatatgtcaaatattCAATCATCTTTGAATCGGGATGGCCGAACCGCTCATGCcgactaataaaattatttctactagtaaacttcaagtttaccatgccatgtgctatttgttttagtaaacttctagtttactatgacatgaattattttttgtaccaataaacttctggtttaccgtaacatgtgatttcatcatgGTTATATTGTAGTATACGTTGGAAAATAAGGCGTGTAACCTTTCACATAGATATTTATTATCCATCATGATTTTGTAGATATTTGATCATCCCATCATTAATAGCTACAATATGATAGtcatttactttagtaaacttcgggtttactacTTGTATTTCGATCATAACAACTTTGGAGATAGGATGAATgccataataataaataaactctTCGGGAGCTTTTGATTTATTTTCCATAATCATATATTGTTTGTACGCTACTGGTGTCATGATTCGTGTAGACAAATAATTAGGCTCTTTGATCATTAATTTTGCAATATCAAATATTACTTAGACATGTACTGCTGGTACCATGAAAGAAACTTTATTTAGACTCTGTTGGTCGTATCATGAATCATCCAAAAATAGTTACCTCCAAAAATCATCTGGTCTAACACGTCAGGTGTTATAAGCTTTACTACATCTTTgtcacattcacttcagggaatggatcTGTATTTGTAAGATTTATCAAAAGTCATGGATCTGTATTTGTAAGATTTATCAAAAGTCTCCATTCTTCGAGAATGAAACATATATAATCATGTGAACGTGTCTTAATCATATCAAGGTAGAATAGCTTAAAACCTCTTTTAAAATATTGCTAGTTCAGGAGCAAATGGAGGTGTACATATATTGTATGGAATCTTTCTCGAACATATTTTCAGTTGTAATCACAACAAGCCTATAAAAATATTAGCACTTCTGGTGGTTAATTATAGCGTAAATAAATTTACCTAAAACAAAGCATAGGAAATATTGTCACTTCTGCTGATCATATATTTCTTGTAAACTCTCATTTCGCCATTAAGGGATATaaaattaacatcataatccctCTTAACGATTTTGTTCTTCGGGAACAAATTTAGGCATAAATGGTCCAGAACCAATTAGGTTCCCTCAAATCTGATGAACCCAACAAACTTGATATTATTAGTAGCAAAAGACAAGCAACATAAAGAACTACTAACCTTCCTTATCCCAGTAAAGAGTTCGTGGCTTTAACTACTTCATTCTCCTATGATGCTTTAGAAGGTACTTGCTAGAGATCCCGTATCACATGATCTGGAAAAGCCTTTTGGCATCttatttcaaatatgaaggaGCCATATCATTCTTATCTTCATGTATCATGTTTTGTTATGACTTTTTCCTTATCTATGTTGTTCAAAGTACCtcaagaaaccatatgcaaataGATCTAATACAATTGCCCTTTTATTAGCACATAAGCAATACAAAGGAATCTATTTCTTATTTTACTCAATTCATGATGGAGTCAACGAATAAAACTAAATATAACATGGAGTTTGAAACTACATGATGGTGAGCACACAATATCATATAGACAGGTTATAATTGATTTGTCCATGACATAATTAGACATATAAAGTATATATCAATATCCATACAGTGCATATGTGTAGGATTAGTAGTTgcataatctaaaaatataacTAGGgctaatataaagaaaataaaagtattaattacatgacaaagaaataaaacttaAGCGTTatgttttcactttatttgagtctctaaataaattacgcaaaagctagaaaaatttaagaaatatttataaattacattactcatccaacattattgtcattcacggtgtgaatttcttttgttagcattagtgttgataGTTTTGGtttactttatttgagttactacgTCGATAGGATAtcctataaatatttttatgtatgaataTTTTGGGGTTATATTGTGTATGTTGTTGACTTCTTCTTGTTGTAATTATACAGTAATACGTGTTCCATGTTTGCAGTTACACTCAAACAGTAACTAATATCTTTAAAAACTCTTAAAAATGTATGAGAAGAtttaaatattcttttgttCCAAATCCACTTCATACAACACTGTTGTTATACAGAAAATCAGAcatttaattataaaatgttTTACATTTAAGTAGTAAAAGATTTAACAGCGTACTCAAGACACTTCACCTGTTCACCATTCTATTTCATCGGGGCCAGAGTATTTTGATCGGGCCCAACCCGACAAAATCGATTTCAATATATGTAAACATGATTTCACCGTAAAGAGAATTATTAGTGAGCAACTGAGCATACCTCGCGGATACGAGAATTGTACACATACTTGTGATTCGTTCTCCTCCATAAAAAGAATATGTCATATCTTTTTCACTGCAACCACATAAATAACAAAATAGGTTCAACATAAAtatatccataaataatacctTTATTTCCATTAAAGAGAGTGGCACCATCAAGCTCTTAAACACGGTAATACTAATATGGATTAAACTCCAATAAAAGATTAGagactcgtgctgataacgtattataaaataataaagcaagcaagaaTAATATTGTAGACaaggagagaagagaagaattcttttatttctctcGTTAAGGGTTGATTTACAATGGAAAAAaacctctatatttatagggaaaaagtgacttgatcccaaagtcactaaccctaatatttctcctaaagatagacattcataataataaataatatttataacatttCCTAATTTGTTGAATAATTGcttcaagtaaaaaaaaaaaaaaagaaaaaaagaaaacgtGTGCTAGTCCTCTGCCTCCTGTCCTTGGGGTCTTCCCCTGTTTCCCCTCTAGTTCTACAGTCACTTCATATTTCTGTCAGTTTCAGTTTACCTCGCTCCTTTTATACAATTATTATTGGTTACTACTATTAATAACAAAACTTCATAAAGATCTTTTCCACATTGTTTGTTTTCTCATTTATGGTTCATTTTCCACCACAACCTTTGCCACCTAAGATCCTCCACCTTAACTTTTATGCTATAAAATATCATTTATTTCCTTTAACCATAGTACTTATAGTAGTTTTTCTGTTCCCTAATTATTCTTCAATATTTCATTAGTACTCTCCGATGGGTAGAATATGCCCAAGAAAATCTTGCTTTTAGTTGAGGATGGAATCTGCAGTTTTTTTGTCAACAGTTTCAAGATTTTGAGACCATTAATGATGCTATAGTTTTATGGATATTTATTGAGTAAAATTAGTCGGTTTCAAGCGGACTGGGCTCTCTGGAATTAGTTTAAACGACAAGAAAAAGGCTTTGTTTTTGTAGTGTGAAATAATGGAGCTGAAATTGGTTGATTCCAAGTCATTATTTTTGTCTAATTTAGTCAATACAGAGGTGATGAAATCTAGCTCATTTCTTGACACAAAGCTAATGTTTGGTCTCAGTGGTACTCACAAGTTCTCTTCTTGCAGAGGTAAATTTCTAATGTGGGAAAATGAGGATTTTTccacatgttttttttttgggggggctattttcatttaatttccTCTTGTAGTGTTAACTATCAGTTCTCTTTAGTTTTTGGATTTTGCTTAGTTCAATCAGAAGATCTTTCCCTCAGCTTcccagcccccccccccccccccccccaccctcgGCTTCTTTCCCTTGTAGTTCAACAGTCTTATGAGGTCATTTGCAATAAATTTGGTTAAACAAATGCAGCCATTTTGTTTAAAGTGTGGATCGTCCTTTTAATGGCTTGTGTGCATTTTCAAGCTTAAAAACTAAAAGGAGATGAAAAGTTTGTTATTGCAATTCATGGACAAATTAGGAGGGGGTGTGTGTGGAGGGATGCAGTGGTGGAGCCACAGCCCACTAAGGGTGTTCATCGCCGAAAAATTATACCGTGTAGACATATTAATTATTACGTATTATAGATATATCTTACATATTGAACACCcttaacatatatattatatgttacTTATTCAAAATTCGAACACCCTTGACAAAATTTCTGGCTCTGCCACAAGAGGGATGGCCGTTTCTAGTCTTTGAATTCTATTTCAGAAGATCTTAATCTTGTGTTTGCCAAGTCTATTCCATTTGAGCCGTGTTTGCCCTTTCGAGGTTTTACTAATATCTTTGGACCAGCTGAAAATGTAGAGATTTCTAGTGTTAGAGGAAGTGTTTTTCTTAGTTTTGATTTCATATAATATTGGATTTAGACGGGCTTAATTGGAGTGACATGAACAGTTAGGATTCATAGCCAACCCCACCTTGCTTGGGATTGAGACGCAGTTGTTTTCGTCTTCTGGCTCGAGGTCATTAGAAGGGAGAGCATGAACTTGGAGTAGAACAATCTACCATGAGGCATGAACAGTTAGGATTCATTGCCAACCCCACCTTGCTTGGGATTGAGGCGCAGTTGTTTTCGTCTTCTGGCTCGAGGTCATTAGAAGGGAGAACATGAACTTGGAGTAGAACAATCTAACATGAGGCAGTAGAAAGTGAGAAATACACACTTGCTGTTTCATTAGGCAACAAAATGTTGGTGCTCGCTAGAGAATGTAGTGTATGCATCTTAGATGATACTAACATTTCTTATGgtaattaaactaaaaatacaTGATATCTGTTGGATACATCTTCTTACATGATATTGGCTTTTGCCTGTTTACATCCAGGTGTTGTACTCAAGGCTTCTCGTTCAAGTGCTTCTTACGATGCTGCAAGCTCTGCTAGCAAAGAGAACTTTATACTGGACGAATTTTCTTGTCAGATAAATGGGAAAAGTTGTTCAGGACTGTATAGAGATGTAAGAATTCTTGATGCTTCTGATGATGAATATGGAGGAGTACTCATTAATCCTCAAACACTACCATCCAATCCCAATATATTTGCATCTGTACTTTGTTCATCTCTCTCTCACTGGAAAATGAAGGTAACCTTGACCTCTCTTAAAATTCTACAactatatttctttttatgttgtttACTGATTATGTAGTGGAAGCCGttgcattttcatttttttggctTGTTCCGTTGCCAAAATGCTTGTGATTGGAGACAAACTTGGCACAACCAGTCCGAGTGTTTcctcatatatattatataaatatatagtgCAGTTTATGGAACACCTAGTTTCGAATTGACGTCGCGTGCTGCAGGGGAAGAAGGGAGTTTGGCTTAAAATACCAGTTGAGAAATGTGATCTAGTTCCTATTGCAGTAAAGGTATTGAATTTCAATATCGAGACTCAGATAACTTCTTTGTCTTTACAGTCCGAAGAACAAAGTTTATATCAAGTTCCTTTAGCTTCTGATGCTAACTATTTCTTCAAGTCAAACTCTAAAGTAACTAATTTCATAGGAAGGATTTCAATACCATCACGCGGAAAGAGGATATCTCATGATGACATATTGGCTTCCCGATGATCCCTGCATGCTTCCTTCTAATGCATCTCATCAAGTTGGAGTTGGGGGTTTTGTTATCAATGACAAAAATGAGGTGCATATAGCTTTTAAAAGACACTCCtaattactccctctatcccaatttatgtggtactATTTGACCAGGCACAACGtttaagaaacaaaggaaattttgaaatttgtggtctaagtgtggctataaatcatttcattaagggtaaaaggggaaTTTTAAAGTTGTCTAATTATAGaaaggtgacattctttttgggacagactaaataagaaagtgtgtcgtcacataaattgggacggagagagtactaTATGTATGCCATAATATTACATATGTCTCTTGTGTATTCCCTTGACCTCAAGAAATGACACTGTTTTAGGTGCTTGTCGTACAAGAGAAACATTCTGCACCAGCTCTTTCAGGCCTATGGAAAATACCAACTGGTTTCATAAATGAGGTATGTTCTGGTTAGATTTCTTTGTTAACAACGGTAAATAGGGAAACATGAAATCTTTGCCTCAATCCCTGAACTCATTCTACCTTTTCATGCCAATATCAGTCGGAGGAAATCTTTACAGGAGTCGTAAGAGAAGTGAAAGAGGAGACTGGGGTAAGATATTTGAACatatttcccctataaatatgcaATCTAGAACGAGTATTCGTTATCTTAACTTTGATTTTTCTGGTTATCTTTCCAGATTGATACTGAATTTGTGGAGGTTATGGCTTTCAGGTGAGAAAAGTTTGTCCTCTTCAAATGGCCGTGATTCTATCTTTGATGAAAAGCGGATACTTTATGCCTTCCTCCCTGCTAGGAGAAAAGAACTATCACGAATAAAAACAGGAATATTAACTATCAATGTAAAAGATTTGGTCAAATACATAGTACTGTTTTCCAAACTTCATTCATCATGTATTTCACTTCTTGCTTCTGGTTAGACATTTGTAGAAAGGATGTGAACCtgatatagaaaaaaaaaaaaatcgttctAAGAAATGAAAAACTATTGGACTGTCCTTGAATATGATTTTGGCTTTTAGCTCTCTGACGTTCTATTTTAAGTGCAAACGCATTAAAATAGAACGTGAAAATGGTGATTGCATTATCTAAATTTGTTGAATGACAGTCTCCAAAGAAGAGACCATTATTCAGTTTAACATCTGTTCTTCTTCAGGCATGCTCACAATGTAGCTTTTGAAAAGTCGGATTTATTCTTCGTCTGCCTTTTAAGACCACTGTCAACAAGAATCATGGTTGATGATCTGGAAATTCAGGCAGccaaggtaagaatattgaaaaaagaaatttgtcATTTATTTTCCTGCAATAAATGTCATTTTAAGGTTTCGCTCTTACCATCTCAATGATCCAAATATCCATATTATAAACTTGTATCTCTCCAAATCAGTCACAGCGTGCCATGAAAAAATATCAGCACTTTGCACTCTCTGTGATTTATAGGGCAGATTATAGTTGCAAGAAACCCGTTGCATTTTCATTCATGTCTAAGCTGCTTGTCTTTATGATGCAGTGGATGCCTCTAGTTAAATTTGTCGAGCAGCCACTAATCCAAGCAGATAGCATGTTCAGAAAAATCATTGACATTTGCATTGCTCGGCTGGGAAAGCGTTACTGTGGATTATCCGTCCATCAATTAGTCTCTACATTTGATGGTAAACTATCCTCCTTGTACTTCAACACAGTTGAAGATTCAGATTCCAACTGTCAAGCCAACTAGTGCCACAATCAGAATTTGCGATGCATTTAGCTCTCGACTTCCCTTTCGATGGAGATTGACCGAGTTAAACACAATGTACATCAATTGATCATCTTCCACTATGGATTAATGACCTGTAATAGAAGGTTATGTTGACTTTTTGatgtacccaaaagaaaaaagaaaaaaaaaagaataagaaaaaagttAGAGAGTTACTATAGTGTATATATCTTCTGCTGAGGACATGGACTCTGTAAATATGTAACATTTATATTTCTCATCTTATTACAAATTTAACTTTCAGTGTTTTCTGCCACTACACTAGTAGTAAAATTCATGCCTTTTTATCCCCCATAATAACCTTAGTAGTTGTTGTATGTACTTATTGTTAGTCCCGTTAGTGTTTGATGGGAGTATTTGAGAGCAGGAAGTTTGTCCCTCATAGGTGCACCAAACGATCAATAAAAAACTCAACCTTCATTTGATTTCACAATCGTTTTTAATCAATTTCATTGGCGAGAACCAAGATGAcgggaaaggaaaaaagaaagagaatagCACAATAACTACGGAAGCGTAGTTAAAATATTTCAGTTGTTGCCATAGTCTATGAAAATTACTCTGGGTTTTACTGGTTTAGAATAGGTAGCCTCTAGTACTGAATTGAGGCGCCTGACCAACTGAGCAATGCAGTTCCTTACGTAAACTCgtgtcattttatttttatatccctTACGTTTGTTTCTGCCTTTCATTTATATAAAGAAACTAGTGAAATTTTCGAACAAAGCGGTGTCACGTGACACTCCTGGACCTAGGTAAATCCGCCTCTTAGAACAGGAAAACTCTTCAATCATTTGAGGAGCAACTTGAAATTAGTTGAGGCTAAACTTTTTTATTCCGAGGAAAATGTTGTCATTATTAAAAGTATTAGTTAAGCACTAATGATATGCAGACGAAATGGAGGAAATAGAActaataagattttttttttttttttttaacaataaaaaatattttgcttaGAGTATATAGGttttaataaaaacaaaacCATCAAAATTTGCCATATATATTTGACATCAATCTCCAgcaccctttttcttttttcattttccttttgcAAAAATCCAAAGAAATTATAATTTCCCCTTTCACGAATCAcaagagaaagaacaaggatGACACCGTACCCTTCAAACTCAATAGTTGAATAAGTTCAATAAGTGAGCCTATGATGGTTATTACATTTTTGTAGTCTTTCCAATTTTTATTTGCACTCTCTTAATTATTATTGCAGTAGCGTGGCAGCACCTTTTCGAGATTGGTTTGGCAGCACCTTTTCGAGATTGGTTAAGATATACTTCAATttagtttaaaataaataaaagagccAAGCATATTAACTAGGGAAGTTAACACAAAATTGAAATTCtaccaaaacaaaacaacaacaaaaaaatacacatgattttttttaatttccatattAAGGTGAATATATTGTATATCAAAAGAATATTAAGTGCACTTTGAAATTATGATTAGAATTTTTGTCTCAGAAACCTTCATAAAagaagttctttaaaaaaaattattttatgtcACGTTTGTTTTTAGAGCCATATTGTTATAAAGCACAAGGTAAAACAATCTTCCATGTTGGTTGGCTTTTAGTTAGCGCAACTTGTGTTTGACATGATCAATTATACGTTACACTTTCAAGAGGGATATCAATATTCACACCAAGAGTTGTGAATATTATATAGGTGACATGCGATCATATTACAAGTTTGTACGTATCAGTTTATCTCATTACACATGGTACACTACATACTTAACTAAACCAAGTCGATCAACTTCGCAGGTTTAGACTTGGCGTTGAACAATCGAGTTGGTTGGAAAGACTCCCCATTTATCAAATTGAGCTTGCATTTAACCTTTAGATTTCGTGTTACTCATAACACACttattcaaaaattatttataacatTTTGAAATGCTTACACTAATTGATATGAGATACACGTGCAACAcaaaaatagtatatatataaagttactgaacttaaaaaaaaaaaaaaaaaagagaatgattGAAATCTTAATACAACCTCAAAAGACAATCTTcataaaattttgacaaacaatgaaaaagttaaatagaaaaaagaacGGGAAAGTGTACTCAAGTGAATTAGTCtccaataaagaagaaaaagaatcaCGTGTCTCAAaaagtttaaaaacataaaattcaagtaaataaaatataaattccatatatatagagagagagaggcctCTCAATaaagtttggctttaggccataaATATCATTGAGCCGCCCTGGGTAGAAGtgtttttataatttaaatactTCTTAATCGAGAAATTACACTCAATGACCTTGAAAATGGGTGCTCTTAAACTTTTGACCCTAGTTTGCCCCATAGACAAACCTTCAAGATCAAAAGTCAAAAGTTATTaaacttaggggtcgtttggtagatagtcgaaattatcccgggattataatcccgggactaatttatcccatctattgggattattttataccatctaaaagatggtataaaataatcccaacataagtgggataagaaggtataagctgggatatcaaGACTaatttttgtaccatgtttggtacaaggtataaatttatcctacCATGTTTgttacaaggtataaatttattccataccttctaccaaacacggtataaaaattagtgctgggatatcccagcttataccttctaccaaacgaccccttaaagtTTTATCCATTGGGTAAGTGAAATCAAAAGTTCAAGACCACCTTCTAAGACCATTCTTATAAATCGCCCCTTCTTGTCTTACTTggagcctgtttggccaagctttttgGAGGCTAGaattaagcattttttttttccagatttgaaGTATTTGGCCAACAAAAGAAAGTGCTTTGAGGAGAAGTAGAAGGAGTTTTTTGCTGTTTAAAAGATGCTATAAATTTCTACTTTTTACCAGGTAGCAGAAgcagaaaattaaaattttcaagacatgtacacacacatatatatacatataaaatataattttttcctttttttttctgccgtttcttttccttttattttctttttttctatctCTAGTTTCCTTTAGGAATAGCGTCAACTATAGATACAAGTTACTTCTTCCTTTCTTCTACACCgtcattttcctctatttctcattCTCCCTGTctaaaataacaaattattCCTTGAAAAAAGTACGAGTTAATATCTTTTCACATAACctcaatgaaaaaaaaagggcaaagacgtgcactaagctcccgctatgcagGGGGTCCGGGAAAAGGCCGGGCCACAAAgtgttagaaaaatattattttctatttaatatctcaaagataaaaagaatatttttaatgTTCTTGTTGACTTTAATGCAAAAGACTTGATTCTATTTTATTAGCCTTAATGGCAGAATTCATGTTGAATAAATTTGCCATTGCCAAACGGTATTATTGTATTTAATTTGGTCACTTGATGACACTTTATGATATATAATTATATCTTGAATTCTTTCTAACGTTGCAATGGCAACAAACCGTTATGAATTGCCATTATTGGCTTTTACTATATTATATTCAGAATATTGATTGTATTGTAGAAAACGTATTTTGACCATTTGAATGGCCTTCAGTCATCTTTATTCTATTCATAATATCAGGTCCCTATTTCAATCTATATATACTAAAAGTTGTTTTCattagtaaagaaagaaaaaatataggGAAAACTACTTCTTCTCATTTTGTATTGTTGGGTTTTTATGAgataaatctttgttagattacggctcctagttttgtactagaagagcttgttgaatatGGGGATACACCGtcataccgggtgaaatatccttaaggacagtgccattggcatgcctcaagctacgaagaattctctacaattgttcgtgatcaagtattttcttcaagcttagAAGAAGTTcctacaagtgttcgtgatgaagGGAAGTCCCTACAAGTGTTCGTGAAAAAGAAAAGTCCCTACACGTGTTCGTGATGAAGTATTTTTTGTAAGATTTCCAACACAAAGGTCTATTGTAACTTCAAATGGTTTTcataataatatttaaattgatttttttgcttaaaaaattCTAATAGTAAAACATGTCATGATACTTAAAAGATTGGTCAAATACAATCTACTTATCACTTACTgaaaaaagcacttttcaaacAAACTGGTCAAATACAAGTTGTTTTTCTCCAAAGTTGTTTTTCAGAAAAACTGTTTTAACAAAAGTGCTTCTCATTATAAGCAGTTTTTGGTAGTTTTGCCAAACAAAAAGcctatatatattagaattttgaattaaaCTACTCACATCTTcatattactaaataaaattttatacacTAACATCTAATGTATTGTTTTACAAATACATGGCTAACATCTTAATTAGCTTAAATTAATCCTTACtagaataaataattttaaaaaaaaattatcatatgaAGTTAAAAAACTTTATGCCTTTTAGGGAAAATACACAATATAAGGGGGGAAAAAACATAAACTTCTGattaaaaattggaaaaattgGTCTTAGGCCACTAAGAGCTTCATCTTCTAATTCCTCCGTCTTTCAATCATCTAACCAACTTTGCAAATTAGATTCAAGCATTGCATCTACACTCACAGATGCTTGTCTCGCCTTCAGGGATTTCAATTCATCTAAGTCGGCATCAATATTCATTCTTCGACCAATGTTTTATTTTCCAGCGACTTTATTGAGTCGCTGATTTCTTCATCATCTCCTTTTTTGAATGTACTCTTCCATCTCTTCATCTTCGTCGCGCCATGGCTCAAAATTTCTAATTTCCCCTGACTCAACAGTATAATCGGAGTTTTCTGGATCCGTTTAGTAAGTTATCTCTGCACAACAATTTGTGCACCTAAAGTAAAATCTAAGGATTTTAATTCCCAAATAGGTTTCGCCCATGACATCCTCGAAGATTTGCGAGTAGAGAACTTGTTATATCTAATTAGGTATTTCACCTGAAAGGGGTGTGAGCAACACCTCTTCAATAAGTAGACTGCCAAATCATTGTCGAAATTCAGGTATCCGTCTATTATGAACTCATCATAGCAAATCGGGCAATCATCCTGGAGGAGTTCGTAGAACAACGGCCAGTCGCTTTCCATTGAATCATAGTGAACTTTATTGATTCTTGATGAAGGTTCAATATTTGCCAAGAATGAACCAATGAATGAGTAAGAACCAGAGGTCTTGGAAGACTTTGTAGTCGTATTCCAATAATGAGCTGTAGCGATTTGCCGTTATAATTTGAAGGAAACCAAATAAAGTATGTATCTTGATTCTTTGATGTATGTTTCAATAAGAATTAGATGAATTAATAAATAACTCAAACAGGAATGAATTAGAGGAGATCGAGTGTAGAAAAATGAATTAGAGTAGATCGATCAAGTGGTGTGTGTATATGGCAGTAGTAGGAGTGtatcttttcaagaaaatgtGATTTTGCATGTGTAAAGATTGAAGAGGAGAAAGAGAACTATACTAGTGCagtcaatattttgattcttGATGAAGGTTCATTATCCAATATGAATGAACCAATGAATGAGTATGAACTAGAGGTCTTGGAAGACTTTGTAGTTGTATTCCAATAATGAGCTGTAATGATTTTGCGTGATAATTTGAAGGAAACCAAATAAAGTATGTATCTTGATTCTTTCATATAAGCTTCAATATGAATCAAATGAACTAATAAAATACTCAAACATGAATGATTAGAGGAGATCGAGTGTAGAGGAATGAATTAGAAGAGATCGATCGAGTGGTATGTGTATATGGCAGTAGTAGGAGTATATCTTTTATAGAAAATGTGATTTTGCATGTGTAAAGattgaaaaggagaaaaagaagtcTACTAGCGCAGTCAATATCTTGATTCTTAATTACGCGCGAGCATAAAATCGTTACTCATTTTAAACTCTTTGGGTCTACTGTTTGGTTGCCGGTTCAAGTTATACATTTGCTTCATTACAAAAATGATCTCCGCATATAACCTAGCATAAGTTATACTGTCATATAATGTTGGGTTGGTTGTAACATAATAATGCTAATACAATGTTTGATTCATAGTTTCTTTTCTAGATAACTAATA
It includes:
- the LOC132030325 gene encoding nudix hydrolase 8-like isoform X1; protein product: MELKLVDSKSLFLSNLVNTEVMKSSSFLDTKLMFGLSGTHKFSSCRGVVLKASRSSASYDAASSASKENFILDEFSCQINGKSCSGLYRDVRILDASDDEYGGVLINPQTLPSNPNIFASVLCSSLSHWKMKGKKGVWLKIPVEKCDLVPIAVKEGFQYHHAERGYLMMTYWLPDDPCMLPSNASHQVGVGGFVINDKNEVLVVQEKHSAPALSGLWKIPTGFINESEEIFTGVVREVKEETGIDTEFVEVMAFRHAHNVAFEKSDLFFVCLLRPLSTRIMVDDLEIQAAKWMPLVKFVEQPLIQADSMFRKIIDICIARLGKRYCGLSVHQLVSTFDGKLSSLYFNTVEDSDSNCQAN
- the LOC132030325 gene encoding nudix hydrolase 8-like isoform X2, which encodes MELKLVDSKSLFLSNLVNTEVMKSSSFLDTKLMFGLSGTHKFSSCRGVVLKASRSSASYDAASSASKENFILDEFSCQINGKSCSGLYRDVRILDASDDEYGGVLINPQTLPSNPNIFASVLCSSLSHWKMKGKKGVWLKIPVEKCDLVPIAVKVLVVQEKHSAPALSGLWKIPTGFINESEEIFTGVVREVKEETGIDTEFVEVMAFRHAHNVAFEKSDLFFVCLLRPLSTRIMVDDLEIQAAKWMPLVKFVEQPLIQADSMFRKIIDICIARLGKRYCGLSVHQLVSTFDGKLSSLYFNTVEDSDSNCQAN